Proteins from one Panulirus ornatus isolate Po-2019 chromosome 28, ASM3632096v1, whole genome shotgun sequence genomic window:
- the LOC139757888 gene encoding uncharacterized protein, protein MYSSVNHIEEIPRTDYMVPEIRLKIIHLNLNERGESLTPPPRAAGEGCVLQRYARQPVVRKRLHKLESYDHLLHQLRRGWPAGCDKRLLVNPPGGVMPLQHCHESDPYAKDSPSPVKHEERGIDDDYGVFRHFVKGIHKLSDDGESLSSTIVRLLNRHTLAVAKKEQLLFETETLSNKSTLNDIIFQSALMAMNELLDDGALDITRRDMLTHQESEKEEKVDNSG, encoded by the coding sequence ATGTATTCCAGCGTCAACCACATAGAAGAGATCCCGCGAACTGACTACATGGTGCCCGAGATCCGATTGAAAATAATACATCTGAACCTGAACGAGCGCGGGGAAAGCCTCACCCCGCCACCAAGGGCAGCTGGCGAGGGCTGTGTGTTGCAGCGTTACGCGCGGCAGCCGGTGGTAAGGAAGCGTCTACACAAGTTAGAGAGCTACGACCACCTGCTGCATCAGCTGCGCCGGGGTTGGCCTGCAGGGTGTGACAAGAGGCTTCTAGTAAACCCTCCTGGGGGTGTGATGCCCTTACAACACTGCCATGAGAGTGATCCCTACGCTAAAGATTCACCCAGTCCAGTAAAACATGAAGAACGTGGTATTGATGACGACTATGGGGTTTTCCGGCATTTCGTGAAGGGAATACACAAACTTTCTGATGACGGAGAGAGTTTATCAAGTACTATTGTACGGCTTTTAAACAGGCACACACTAGCAGTGGCTAAAAAAGAACAACTGCTTTTTGAGACAGAAACTTTATCAAACAAATCCACTTTAAATGACATCATATTTCAAAGTGCACTTATGGCCATGAACGAGCTACTCGACGATGGCGCACTGGACATCACCCGACGGGACATG